From Pseudoalteromonas rubra, one genomic window encodes:
- a CDS encoding manganese-dependent inorganic pyrophosphatase gives MAMFVVGHKIPDSDSICGAIALAYLKNQIGEEAIPTRLGDVSPETQFILDRFGFEAPELKLSYAGEEVYIVDHTEKTQAPDDIDEATVVGVVDHHKLGDLTTSTPLECWIRPVGCSNTIIKMMYDFYGVEIPQGIAGLMMCAILSDTVIFKSPTCTTADIKCVEALAEIAGIEDFKALGMDMFKVKSAVEGTPARDLVMRDFKDFNMNGNLVGIGQLEVIDLSVFDDIKADLEADIAKLKEEGGRHSVLLLLTDIMKEGSQMLIASDDESIVANAYQVTPENSRVWLDGVLSRKKQVVPPLQDAFA, from the coding sequence ATGGCAATGTTTGTAGTGGGACACAAGATCCCTGACTCAGATTCAATTTGTGGTGCAATTGCACTGGCTTACCTGAAGAACCAGATCGGTGAAGAAGCGATCCCAACACGTTTGGGTGATGTCTCTCCTGAGACGCAATTTATTCTTGACCGCTTTGGCTTTGAAGCCCCTGAATTAAAGCTTAGCTATGCTGGCGAAGAAGTATATATCGTTGACCATACAGAGAAGACACAAGCACCAGACGACATCGATGAAGCCACAGTTGTGGGTGTAGTGGATCACCATAAACTGGGTGACCTGACTACCTCAACGCCGCTTGAGTGCTGGATCCGTCCGGTTGGTTGTAGTAATACCATCATTAAAATGATGTATGACTTCTATGGTGTTGAAATCCCACAAGGGATCGCGGGCCTGATGATGTGTGCGATCCTAAGCGATACCGTGATCTTCAAATCACCAACCTGCACCACCGCAGACATTAAATGCGTAGAAGCACTCGCTGAAATCGCGGGCATCGAAGATTTTAAAGCACTGGGCATGGACATGTTCAAAGTAAAATCAGCAGTGGAAGGCACGCCAGCACGCGATTTGGTTATGCGTGACTTTAAAGACTTCAACATGAATGGCAACCTGGTTGGTATTGGCCAGCTGGAAGTCATTGATCTATCAGTATTCGATGACATCAAGGCCGATCTGGAAGCCGATATTGCTAAGCTGAAAGAAGAAGGTGGTCGTCACTCAGTATTACTGCTGTTAACCGACATTATGAAAGAAGGCTCACAAATGCTAATCGCCTCTGACGACGAAAGCATTGTGGCAAACGCCTATCAGGTCACACCTGAAAATAGCCGAGTATGGCTGGATGGCGTGCTGAGCCGTAAAAAGCAGGTTGTTCCACCACTGCAAGATGCATTCGCATAA
- the rpmG gene encoding 50S ribosomal protein L33, protein MRDKIRLVSTAGTGYFYTTDKNKRNMPEKMEIKKYDPKVRKHVIFKEAKIK, encoded by the coding sequence ATGCGTGATAAGATCCGTCTAGTTTCTACTGCTGGTACTGGTTATTTCTACACTACCGACAAGAACAAGCGTAACATGCCTGAAAAAATGGAGATCAAAAAGTACGATCCTAAAGTACGTAAGCACGTGATCTTCAAAGAAGCGAAAATCAAGTAA
- the rpmB gene encoding 50S ribosomal protein L28, whose protein sequence is MSKVCQVTGKRPVVGNNRSHARNATKRRFLPNLQTHRFWVESEKRFVTLRTTTKGMRIIDKKGIDAVLTDIRARGEKV, encoded by the coding sequence ATGTCTAAAGTCTGTCAAGTTACAGGTAAGCGCCCGGTTGTTGGTAACAACCGTTCACACGCGCGCAACGCAACTAAGCGTCGTTTCCTACCTAACCTGCAAACACACCGTTTCTGGGTTGAAAGCGAAAAGCGCTTTGTTACTCTACGCACTACTACTAAAGGTATGCGTATCATCGATAAAAAAGGCATCGACGCGGTATTGACTGATATCCGTGCTCGCGGCGAAAAAGTATAA
- the radC gene encoding RadC family protein: MQLMAMPKMQRPRERLLSNGASALSDAELLAIFLRTGIAGMNAIELAQSLIDQSGSLQELMNVPCSEFCQYKGVGEAKYVQLQAVMELSRRYLLEDVVRDAQFGSPQAVSDYLKIQLKGLHHEVFMALFLDNQNRLIRDEVLFSGTINAASVYPREVVKAALKYNAAALIFAHNHPSGVAEPSEADRLITNKLQRALALVDIQVHDHLIVAGSCCLSFAQRGLL; this comes from the coding sequence ATGCAATTGATGGCAATGCCTAAAATGCAACGGCCCAGAGAGCGTCTGTTAAGCAATGGTGCCAGTGCACTCAGCGACGCTGAACTACTGGCCATTTTTTTACGCACCGGGATTGCGGGTATGAATGCAATTGAGCTGGCTCAGTCGCTGATTGATCAAAGCGGTTCTTTGCAGGAGTTAATGAATGTACCGTGTAGCGAATTTTGTCAATACAAAGGTGTTGGCGAAGCCAAATATGTGCAGTTGCAGGCGGTAATGGAGCTCAGCCGGCGTTATTTGTTGGAAGACGTGGTGCGCGATGCTCAGTTTGGTTCACCTCAGGCAGTCAGTGATTATCTTAAAATACAGCTTAAAGGGCTGCATCATGAGGTTTTCATGGCACTGTTTTTAGATAACCAGAATCGTCTGATCCGCGATGAAGTGTTGTTTTCCGGCACCATTAATGCCGCCAGTGTCTATCCGAGAGAAGTCGTGAAGGCGGCGCTGAAGTACAATGCCGCTGCTTTGATTTTTGCTCACAACCATCCCTCCGGGGTCGCCGAACCCAGTGAAGCCGACAGGCTTATCACCAATAAACTGCAGCGAGCGCTGGCGCTGGTAGATATTCAGGTACATGATCACTTAATTGTGGCGGGCAGCTGTTGCCTTTCATTTGCGCAAAGAGGGCTGTTGTAG
- the coaBC gene encoding bifunctional phosphopantothenoylcysteine decarboxylase/phosphopantothenate--cysteine ligase CoaBC, which translates to MSQTHKRILLGISGGIAAYKCAELVRRLKDHHCDVKVVMTESAKQFITPLTMQAVSGEPVADSLLDPAAEAAMGHIELAKWADLIIVAPASSNIIAKMAAGIADDLLTTLLLATPAPVAIAPAMNQQMYAHLATQANLSTLSGRGVTVWGPGQGEQACGDVGKGRMLEPYELVSLALGALTPEAPILAGKTVTITAGPTREALDPVRYISNHSSGKMGYALAEAALALGADVQLISGPVTLTPPHGCTVHAVNSAQDMHQAAMSLAPGSDVFIGCAAVADYRAADIAEQKIKKQGDEMTLTLVKNPDIIADVAALKAHRPYTVGFAAETQDVAQYAQGKLKNKGLDMICANDVSQEGIGFNANNNALTLFWDNAQQSLPLASKSELALTVVKAIAGKLN; encoded by the coding sequence ATGAGCCAAACACACAAGCGTATTCTTCTTGGGATCAGCGGTGGGATCGCCGCCTATAAATGTGCCGAACTGGTGCGACGATTAAAAGACCATCACTGTGACGTCAAAGTCGTCATGACGGAGTCTGCAAAACAGTTCATTACCCCCCTGACCATGCAGGCAGTCTCGGGCGAACCCGTCGCAGATTCTCTGCTTGATCCGGCAGCCGAAGCCGCCATGGGCCATATCGAATTGGCAAAATGGGCCGATCTGATCATAGTCGCACCGGCCAGTAGCAATATCATCGCCAAAATGGCCGCAGGCATTGCCGATGATCTGCTCACAACCTTGTTGCTGGCAACCCCCGCACCGGTTGCCATTGCCCCGGCCATGAATCAGCAAATGTATGCTCACCTGGCAACACAGGCAAACCTCTCCACACTGTCAGGTAGAGGCGTTACTGTCTGGGGTCCCGGTCAGGGCGAGCAAGCCTGTGGGGATGTCGGCAAAGGCCGGATGCTGGAGCCTTATGAACTGGTGTCACTGGCGTTAGGTGCACTCACCCCTGAAGCCCCTATACTGGCCGGCAAAACGGTGACCATTACAGCAGGCCCAACCCGTGAAGCGCTCGACCCGGTGCGTTACATCAGTAACCACAGCTCTGGCAAAATGGGCTATGCACTGGCTGAAGCCGCACTGGCGCTGGGCGCTGATGTACAGCTTATCTCAGGCCCGGTCACACTCACTCCGCCACATGGCTGTACAGTGCACGCTGTAAACAGTGCACAGGATATGCATCAGGCCGCTATGTCACTGGCGCCCGGTTCAGATGTCTTCATTGGGTGTGCAGCCGTTGCTGATTATCGTGCCGCAGATATCGCCGAGCAAAAAATTAAAAAGCAGGGCGATGAAATGACCCTGACACTGGTGAAAAATCCGGACATCATTGCTGACGTTGCTGCACTAAAAGCACACCGGCCCTATACCGTCGGCTTTGCCGCAGAAACGCAAGATGTCGCGCAGTACGCGCAAGGCAAACTGAAAAACAAAGGGTTAGATATGATCTGTGCCAATGATGTCAGCCAGGAAGGGATTGGCTTTAATGCCAATAACAATGCGCTGACCCTGTTTTGGGATAATGCACAACAATCTTTACCACTGGCAAGCAAGTCAGAGTTAGCGCTTACTGTCGTTAAAGCAATTGCCGGTAAACTTAATTAA
- the slmA gene encoding nucleoid occlusion factor SlmA has product MPATKRSNRKEQILQSLAQMLETSPGQRITTAKLATEVGVSEAALYRHFPSKARMFEGLIEFIEDTLLSRINLILENEKETQSRIYNILMLLLTFSEKNPGITRILTGDALQGEQERLRERVQGLFEKLETQFKQVLRERKLREGKTFASDEAALANFFLAYVEGKMNQFVRSDFKAKPAANFASHWQELQRIWLA; this is encoded by the coding sequence ATGCCAGCGACTAAACGCAGTAATCGCAAAGAGCAAATACTTCAATCCCTTGCGCAAATGCTTGAAACCAGTCCAGGGCAGCGTATTACCACCGCCAAACTGGCGACAGAAGTCGGCGTGTCTGAAGCCGCATTGTATCGTCACTTTCCCAGTAAAGCCCGTATGTTTGAAGGACTGATTGAATTTATTGAAGACACTTTGCTGTCGCGGATCAATTTAATTCTGGAAAACGAAAAAGAAACGCAAAGTCGTATCTACAATATCCTGATGTTATTACTCACTTTCTCAGAAAAAAACCCGGGGATCACCCGTATTCTGACCGGAGATGCGCTTCAGGGTGAGCAGGAAAGATTGCGCGAGCGTGTTCAGGGATTATTCGAAAAACTCGAAACCCAATTCAAACAAGTACTCCGTGAGCGCAAGTTGCGCGAAGGCAAAACCTTTGCCAGTGATGAAGCCGCTTTGGCAAACTTTTTCTTAGCCTATGTTGAGGGTAAAATGAATCAGTTTGTACGCAGCGACTTTAAAGCCAAGCCGGCAGCCAACTTTGCCAGCCACTGGCAAGAATTACAGCGTATCTGGCTGGCGTAG
- a CDS encoding alpha/beta hydrolase family protein has product MTFAKSLLMAALFSATSLAAKPSLEFNDVFDFKYAQGRVLSEDGRFVALSAQPYRGDSTGQLYDLSTKKLIASVERGTKAQLNRAGNWAAFTQVPSLLTSETTDKKARKKLKRALVLVNTHSGEQRIFDAVKDYQLSDDGRWLAYRQDVEADKSDKAEKNTDSAIPADKKDKTYPLVIVDLTSQQQYQFEQVGRYALSPAEYGVLMSQHSEDGADNKIQYFDLSRAQASVLIEEPGVTLSAITWHPYSSLVAFTEGNYVNDDTRRRAYQVRLWDAKIDRFTQVPQPQGWYSAKSAALSWSEQGERLYFENRPLLSPKPAEKKYQDQASLSDLDTIMAQSGLKVWHNKDAQIKPREIKTWEKTNRERNYQAVYHLENQRVAQLSDETARDVTVNREAEFLLASNDQPYLKQIMYKGFYADYYAVQVATGARSFIVKEAPNRPTLSPTGQHAAYFLNDQLWLKDLHAQKETAISKAVRDALFADDRHDYPEPNPGYGFAGWQRDGSTLYAYSKFDIWAFDSKTAQAKRLTRGKETQTQYRVIKLDKDFVGFATDEHVYLSAHNLANKQTHIARLNLATGKLTTLTSGEAKYSLLEKAKQADTLLFTRQSYHEFPDLWQTNGTFSQRHQITNLNPQLSTFAWGQKPELVQYQGYNGEPLQGVLIKPANYQPGKKVPVVFYFYRYMSQRMYDFPHMVLNHRPNLPMFTSNGYAIFLPDIRFEIGYPGRSSTQTLVNAAQKLIDLGIADPDKIGLQGHSWAGYQSAFAVTQTDMFKAVVSGAPVSNMTSAYSGIRLKSGLARQFQYETGQSRIGKTLTEAPELYIENSPVFYADRVNTPILLMFGDKDGAVPWQEGIQYYLALRRHNKDAIFLQYEGEPHHLKQFPNQVDFSIRMKDYFDHYLMGKPAADWIKSGIPYRKEMSK; this is encoded by the coding sequence ATGACGTTTGCCAAATCTTTACTCATGGCCGCACTGTTTTCAGCAACCAGCCTCGCAGCCAAGCCCAGCCTGGAATTCAATGATGTCTTTGACTTTAAATACGCCCAAGGTCGGGTCTTGTCAGAAGACGGACGATTTGTCGCCCTCAGCGCGCAACCCTACCGGGGAGACAGCACAGGCCAGCTGTATGACCTCAGCACCAAGAAACTAATTGCCAGTGTAGAGCGCGGCACCAAAGCCCAGCTCAACCGCGCGGGAAACTGGGCTGCTTTCACTCAGGTCCCGAGCCTGCTGACATCAGAAACCACAGACAAAAAAGCGCGTAAAAAACTCAAGCGCGCACTGGTGCTGGTCAATACTCACAGTGGTGAACAACGCATCTTTGACGCTGTTAAAGACTATCAGCTGAGCGACGATGGCCGCTGGCTGGCCTATCGACAGGATGTGGAAGCCGATAAATCAGATAAAGCAGAGAAAAACACCGACAGTGCGATCCCGGCAGACAAGAAAGACAAAACCTATCCTCTGGTGATTGTGGATTTAACCTCACAGCAGCAGTATCAGTTTGAGCAGGTTGGCCGCTATGCATTGAGCCCCGCAGAATATGGCGTACTCATGAGCCAGCATAGTGAAGACGGTGCTGATAACAAAATTCAGTATTTTGATCTCAGCCGGGCACAGGCCAGTGTATTAATTGAAGAGCCGGGTGTGACTTTGTCCGCAATAACCTGGCATCCCTACTCGTCACTGGTGGCCTTTACCGAGGGCAATTATGTCAACGATGATACACGCCGCCGTGCTTATCAGGTGCGACTATGGGATGCCAAAATAGACCGTTTCACACAAGTGCCTCAGCCGCAGGGCTGGTATAGCGCAAAATCAGCCGCACTAAGCTGGTCAGAACAAGGAGAACGACTCTATTTTGAAAACCGCCCGTTACTTTCCCCAAAGCCTGCCGAGAAAAAATATCAGGATCAGGCATCACTGAGCGACCTTGACACTATCATGGCTCAGTCAGGTCTGAAGGTCTGGCATAATAAAGATGCTCAAATCAAACCCCGTGAGATTAAAACCTGGGAAAAGACCAACCGGGAACGTAACTATCAGGCTGTTTACCACCTAGAAAATCAACGTGTTGCCCAGCTAAGCGATGAGACAGCACGCGACGTTACGGTGAATCGCGAAGCCGAATTCCTGCTAGCCAGCAACGATCAGCCCTACCTGAAACAGATCATGTACAAAGGCTTCTATGCAGATTACTACGCCGTGCAGGTTGCTACTGGCGCACGCAGCTTTATCGTCAAAGAAGCACCCAATCGCCCGACGCTATCACCAACTGGTCAGCACGCAGCCTACTTCCTCAATGATCAGCTGTGGCTGAAAGATCTGCATGCGCAAAAAGAAACGGCCATCAGCAAGGCCGTCCGCGATGCGTTATTTGCAGATGACCGCCACGACTATCCAGAGCCCAATCCCGGTTACGGATTTGCAGGCTGGCAACGAGATGGCAGCACACTGTATGCCTACAGTAAGTTCGATATCTGGGCATTTGATAGTAAAACGGCTCAGGCGAAACGCCTGACACGCGGTAAAGAAACCCAGACACAATATCGAGTGATCAAACTGGATAAAGACTTTGTCGGCTTCGCGACTGATGAACACGTTTACCTGTCGGCACATAACCTCGCCAATAAGCAAACACACATTGCCAGACTCAACCTGGCCACGGGTAAACTGACCACCCTGACCTCAGGTGAAGCGAAATACAGCTTGCTCGAAAAAGCCAAACAGGCAGATACGCTGCTATTTACCCGGCAAAGTTACCATGAGTTTCCGGATCTGTGGCAAACCAACGGTACTTTTAGCCAACGTCATCAAATCACCAATCTGAACCCTCAGCTCAGCACCTTTGCCTGGGGGCAAAAACCGGAGCTGGTACAGTATCAGGGTTACAATGGCGAACCCTTGCAAGGGGTACTGATCAAACCTGCTAACTATCAACCGGGTAAAAAAGTACCTGTGGTCTTCTACTTCTACCGCTATATGAGTCAGCGCATGTATGACTTTCCACATATGGTGCTGAACCACAGGCCTAATTTACCGATGTTTACTTCCAACGGTTATGCCATTTTCCTGCCTGACATTCGCTTCGAAATTGGTTATCCAGGCCGCTCATCTACCCAAACCTTAGTGAATGCGGCGCAAAAGCTCATTGACTTAGGGATTGCCGATCCAGATAAGATCGGTCTTCAGGGACACTCCTGGGCAGGCTACCAAAGCGCCTTTGCTGTCACCCAAACGGATATGTTTAAAGCTGTGGTGTCCGGTGCACCAGTATCAAATATGACTTCGGCCTACAGTGGCATTCGCCTGAAATCCGGTCTGGCACGTCAGTTCCAGTATGAAACCGGACAAAGCCGTATCGGCAAGACACTGACCGAGGCGCCTGAGCTGTATATTGAAAACTCGCCGGTGTTCTATGCCGACAGGGTTAACACGCCAATCCTGCTGATGTTTGGTGACAAAGATGGCGCGGTACCATGGCAAGAGGGGATCCAGTACTATCTTGCACTGCGTCGTCACAACAAAGATGCCATCTTCTTACAGTATGAAGGCGAACCGCACCACCTGAAACAATTCCCGAATCAGGTGGACTTCTCGATTCGCATGAAAGACTACTTTGATCACTATCTGATGGGGAAACCTGCTGCCGACTGGATCAAGTCCGGGATCCCTTATCGCAAAGAGATGAGCAAATAA
- a CDS encoding YgiQ family radical SAM protein produces the protein MNALQAERPLFSYPKYWAECYGPAPFLPTSRAEMDALGWDSCDIIIVTGDAYVDHPSFGMAVIGRVLEAQGFRVGIIAQPDWSSKDAFMSLGKPNLFFGVTAGNMDSMINRYTAEKRIRHDDAYTPGNVGGKRPDRAVVVYSQRCREAYKEVPLVIGGIEASLRRIAHYDYWQEKVRRSIIFDAKADLLIYGNAERPLVEVAHRIANGESIDTIQDVRGTAVIRKEPLPEWRGSDSTAIDKIGKIDPIPNPYGADDVGCSKSEFVQAEKAQDATQAQPIMVQPPRLKPWEKVYVKLPAYEQVSVNKPLYAHASRILHQETNPGCARALFQRHGDRSVWVNPPAYPLETDEMDEVFGLPYQRIPHPSYGEEKIPAYDMIKTSVNIMRGCFGGCSFCSITEHEGRIIQSRSEQSIIDEIEQIRDKVPGFTGVISDLGGPTANMYKLRCKSKKAESTCRRLSCVYPDICKHMDTDHTPTIELYRKARDVEGVKKILIASGVRYDLAIEDPRYVKELVTHHVGGYLKIAPEHTEQGPLSKMMKPGMGTYDKFKELFDKYSKEAGKKQYLIPYFISAHPGTTDEDMVNMALWLKAHDFKLDQVQNFYPSPMANATTIYHTEMNSLRNIKNNKEVVAVPKGAKQRRLHKAILRYHDPAGWPMIREALKKMGKANLIGRGPQCLVPEAGRNEGKGNTRRKPGTKALTRHSGFGQFNQANTKPRVGKNKPSGRAAKR, from the coding sequence ATGAATGCGTTACAGGCCGAGCGCCCGCTTTTTTCTTACCCTAAGTACTGGGCCGAATGTTATGGTCCAGCCCCGTTTCTTCCTACCAGCCGAGCCGAGATGGATGCGCTGGGCTGGGATAGTTGCGATATCATCATAGTGACGGGTGACGCCTATGTGGATCACCCCAGCTTTGGTATGGCTGTGATAGGTCGGGTGTTAGAAGCGCAAGGCTTTCGTGTGGGTATCATCGCGCAACCGGACTGGTCCAGCAAAGACGCCTTTATGAGTCTGGGCAAACCGAACCTGTTTTTCGGTGTCACGGCAGGCAACATGGATTCCATGATCAACCGCTACACAGCGGAAAAGCGCATTCGTCACGATGATGCTTATACACCGGGCAATGTCGGTGGTAAACGCCCTGATCGTGCTGTTGTGGTGTACAGTCAACGGTGTCGTGAGGCTTACAAAGAGGTACCACTGGTGATTGGGGGGATTGAAGCCAGTTTGCGTCGGATTGCACACTATGACTACTGGCAGGAAAAAGTACGCCGCAGCATCATCTTCGATGCCAAAGCGGACTTGCTGATCTATGGTAATGCCGAGCGTCCGCTGGTTGAAGTGGCGCATCGTATCGCTAATGGCGAATCGATTGACACCATACAAGATGTGCGTGGTACTGCGGTGATCCGTAAAGAGCCGTTGCCCGAATGGCGTGGCAGTGATTCCACTGCTATTGATAAAATAGGCAAAATTGATCCTATTCCAAATCCCTATGGGGCTGATGATGTTGGCTGTAGCAAGTCGGAATTTGTGCAGGCTGAAAAAGCGCAGGATGCCACCCAGGCTCAACCCATTATGGTGCAACCTCCTCGCCTGAAACCCTGGGAAAAAGTCTATGTTAAGCTGCCTGCTTACGAGCAGGTGAGTGTCAATAAACCGCTATATGCACATGCGTCCAGGATTTTGCATCAGGAAACCAACCCCGGTTGTGCCCGGGCTTTGTTTCAGCGTCATGGCGATCGCAGTGTGTGGGTCAATCCACCAGCTTATCCGCTCGAAACCGACGAGATGGATGAGGTTTTTGGCTTGCCTTACCAGCGCATCCCTCACCCAAGCTACGGGGAAGAAAAGATCCCAGCTTATGACATGATCAAAACATCGGTAAACATCATGCGCGGATGTTTTGGTGGGTGTAGTTTCTGCTCTATTACTGAGCATGAAGGGCGCATTATTCAGAGCCGCTCTGAGCAGTCGATCATTGATGAGATTGAGCAGATCCGCGATAAAGTTCCTGGGTTTACCGGCGTGATTTCAGATTTGGGAGGTCCGACGGCCAACATGTATAAGTTGCGCTGTAAGAGTAAAAAGGCCGAAAGTACCTGCCGTCGGCTGTCGTGTGTATATCCGGATATCTGCAAGCATATGGATACAGATCATACCCCGACCATAGAACTATATCGCAAGGCACGCGATGTTGAAGGGGTGAAAAAGATCCTCATTGCCTCGGGTGTGCGTTACGATCTGGCCATTGAAGATCCGCGTTATGTCAAAGAGCTGGTGACCCACCATGTTGGCGGCTATTTAAAAATTGCACCTGAGCATACTGAGCAGGGGCCTTTGTCTAAGATGATGAAACCTGGCATGGGCACCTACGACAAGTTTAAAGAGCTCTTTGATAAATACTCCAAAGAAGCGGGTAAAAAGCAGTATCTGATCCCTTATTTTATCTCTGCACACCCAGGCACCACGGATGAAGACATGGTCAACATGGCACTGTGGTTAAAAGCCCATGACTTTAAACTGGATCAGGTGCAAAACTTCTACCCGTCACCGATGGCAAACGCAACCACCATCTATCACACCGAGATGAACTCGTTGCGTAACATCAAAAATAACAAAGAAGTGGTGGCGGTGCCTAAAGGGGCAAAGCAACGTCGTCTGCACAAAGCCATTCTGCGTTACCACGATCCGGCTGGCTGGCCGATGATCCGCGAAGCACTGAAGAAAATGGGCAAGGCGAACCTGATAGGTCGCGGGCCACAGTGTTTGGTACCTGAGGCTGGGCGTAACGAAGGTAAGGGTAATACCCGACGAAAACCAGGCACGAAAGCGCTGACACGTCACAGCGGCTTTGGTCAGTTTAATCAGGCCAATACCAAGCCCAGAGTGGGCAAGAATAAGCCCTCTGGGCGCGCTGCAAAACGCTAG